The following proteins are encoded in a genomic region of Planctomycetaceae bacterium:
- a CDS encoding glycosyltransferase family 2 protein, translated as MADANTLSVFVTALNEQANLEMAVAVVVAAAEQGFDDYEIFVFNDGSTDRTGEIADALAAGNPRVAAIHHRRPMNVGGCIREGLARARMHWSIQVDGKGATTREALDRIFALRRQADLVIPYTLNTDQRHRMRRIISRTYLMLVNTLFGLKMHYYGTGALMLTALAQQFTIRTSSYAFNAEMIIKMVRNGCSYVEVGIEDRFDNTGRRSKAFSWRNIKGVCAFVGRTFWDVYVARDYRRRTNEAPPAAAQE; from the coding sequence ATGGCTGATGCCAATACGCTGTCGGTCTTCGTGACGGCATTGAACGAGCAGGCCAATCTCGAAATGGCCGTCGCCGTGGTCGTTGCCGCGGCGGAGCAGGGCTTTGACGACTATGAGATATTTGTCTTCAACGACGGCAGCACGGACCGCACCGGCGAGATTGCCGATGCCTTGGCCGCGGGCAATCCCAGGGTGGCGGCGATTCATCACCGGCGGCCAATGAACGTCGGCGGCTGCATTCGCGAGGGCCTGGCCCGCGCTCGGATGCACTGGTCGATCCAGGTCGACGGCAAAGGCGCCACCACGCGCGAGGCGCTGGACCGAATCTTCGCCCTGCGAAGGCAGGCCGACCTGGTGATCCCGTACACGCTTAACACCGATCAGCGCCACCGCATGCGGCGGATCATCTCCCGCACGTACTTGATGCTGGTCAACACGCTGTTTGGCCTGAAGATGCACTACTACGGCACGGGCGCTCTGATGTTGACAGCCCTGGCGCAGCAGTTCACCATCCGCACCAGCAGCTACGCTTTCAACGCCGAGATGATCATCAAGATGGTCCGTAACGGCTGCAGCTACGTGGAGGTCGGCATTGAAGACCGCTTCGACAACACCGGCCGTCGCAGCAAGGCCTTCAGTTGGCGCAACATCAAAGGCGTATGTGCCTTTGTGGGCCGGACCTTCTGGGACGTGTACGTCGCCCGCGACTATCGCCGCCGCACCAACGAGGCGCCGCCGGCCGCGGCTCAGGAATAA
- a CDS encoding inosamine-phosphate amidinotransferase 1 encodes MISINTYTEWHPLREVVVGTATGAQVPTIKDESLHSVCYGDATGEQFAQALTGPYPRHIIDESNEDLDEFARVLTQMGIRVHRPGAADFTRRYQTADWCVDGCYAYCPRDTILTIGTQAIETPMALRHRQDEARIYRHLFTTVQAPRPRLLDNLYDRSVLGRPTLRNDEPVFDAANCLKMGRDVLMLISNTGNHAGARWLQDHLGSDYRVHPAEGIYSFVHVDSTVLPLRPGLVLLCPDRVNESNVPKVFAKWDKIYCPQPNPIAEDPLWRGASKWIAMNLLSLRPDLVAIEKSQTNLMRELARYGIESLPIQLRHMRPLGGGPHCVTLDLVREGTLEDYS; translated from the coding sequence ATGATTTCGATCAACACATACACTGAATGGCACCCACTGCGGGAAGTGGTGGTCGGCACGGCCACCGGGGCGCAGGTGCCCACCATCAAGGACGAGTCGCTTCACAGCGTCTGCTACGGCGACGCCACGGGCGAGCAGTTCGCCCAGGCACTGACAGGCCCATACCCGCGGCACATCATCGACGAAAGCAACGAAGACCTCGACGAGTTCGCCCGCGTCCTGACGCAGATGGGTATCCGCGTGCATCGGCCTGGCGCAGCGGATTTCACTCGTCGCTACCAGACCGCCGACTGGTGCGTCGACGGCTGCTATGCGTATTGCCCTCGCGACACGATCCTGACCATCGGCACGCAAGCGATCGAGACGCCGATGGCGCTGCGCCATCGCCAGGACGAGGCCCGTATCTACCGCCACCTGTTTACCACCGTCCAGGCCCCGCGCCCGCGGCTGCTTGACAACCTGTACGATCGCAGCGTGCTGGGGCGCCCGACGCTGCGCAACGACGAGCCGGTCTTCGACGCGGCCAACTGCCTCAAGATGGGGCGCGACGTGCTGATGCTGATCTCGAACACCGGCAATCACGCCGGCGCGAGATGGCTGCAGGACCACCTCGGCAGCGACTACCGCGTGCACCCCGCCGAGGGCATCTACTCCTTCGTGCACGTCGATTCGACGGTGCTGCCCTTGCGGCCGGGACTGGTGCTGCTGTGCCCGGACCGCGTCAACGAGAGCAACGTGCCCAAGGTCTTTGCCAAGTGGGACAAGATCTACTGTCCCCAGCCCAACCCCATCGCCGAAGACCCTCTGTGGCGCGGGGCCTCCAAGTGGATCGCGATGAACCTGCTGAGCCTGCGGCCGGACCTGGTGGCTATCGAGAAGAGCCAGACCAACCTGATGCGCGAACTGGCCCGGTACGGGATCGAATCGCTGCCGATCCAGCTTCGCCACATGCGCCCCCTCGGCGGCGGGCCCCACTGCGTCACCCTCGACCTGGTGCGTGAGGGCACGCTGGAGGATTATTCCTGA
- a CDS encoding radical SAM protein, translating into MKPLRRLQTVSDGWTVLASIAKANLRGVCVPLIASWNVTFRCNCRCAYCASASLAGEELDTTAALTLLDDLTALGMRWVTFSGGEPLLRQDLGRLIGRAKGKGLYVRLSTNGILVPSRLDELRGLDMVSISLDGPEGVHDAVRGRGTFAKALNAFDACRGAGIAASAVCTLNQHNINSVDELLGIAGRAGVSIMFQPATTWINLGRQPNPVALQVQQYRRVMEHLIELKGHGAAITNSVKGLRYLARWPEASAIACFAGRVICSIQPDGGIVACALFEDACQGGTQQREAPLAERLAAVRRQKVHCNRCWCAPLVELNYVLSLSPGAIMNVLRIGR; encoded by the coding sequence ATGAAACCGCTGCGGCGATTGCAGACTGTGTCGGACGGATGGACGGTTCTGGCGTCGATCGCCAAGGCGAACCTGCGCGGCGTGTGCGTCCCGCTGATCGCCAGTTGGAACGTGACGTTCCGCTGCAACTGCCGCTGCGCGTACTGCGCGTCGGCCAGCCTGGCCGGCGAGGAACTAGACACGACCGCTGCGCTGACGCTGCTGGACGATCTGACGGCCTTGGGCATGCGATGGGTGACCTTCAGCGGCGGCGAACCGCTGCTGCGCCAAGACCTCGGCCGGCTGATCGGTCGAGCCAAAGGCAAGGGGCTCTACGTCCGGCTGAGTACCAACGGCATCCTGGTGCCCAGTCGCCTGGACGAACTGCGCGGGCTGGACATGGTCTCGATCAGTCTGGACGGCCCGGAGGGCGTTCACGACGCCGTGCGCGGCAGGGGCACCTTCGCCAAAGCGCTGAATGCCTTCGACGCCTGCCGCGGGGCCGGCATCGCCGCCAGCGCGGTCTGTACGTTGAATCAGCACAATATCAATTCGGTCGACGAACTGCTAGGAATCGCCGGCCGCGCCGGTGTCAGCATCATGTTCCAGCCCGCCACCACCTGGATCAACCTCGGTCGCCAACCCAACCCCGTCGCCCTGCAGGTGCAGCAGTACCGCCGTGTCATGGAACACCTTATCGAGCTCAAGGGCCATGGGGCGGCCATCACGAACTCGGTCAAGGGGCTGCGGTACCTGGCGCGGTGGCCGGAGGCGTCGGCAATTGCCTGTTTCGCCGGCAGGGTGATCTGCTCGATCCAGCCCGACGGAGGCATCGTGGCCTGCGCTCTGTTCGAGGACGCCTGCCAGGGCGGCACACAGCAGCGCGAGGCGCCGCTGGCGGAGCGGCTGGCGGCCGTCCGGCGCCAGAAGGTCCACTGCAACCGGTGCTGGTGCGCGCCGCTGGTGGAACTGAACTATGTGCTGTCGCTGTCGCCGGGGGCAATCATGAACGTGTTGCGAATTGGACGATGA
- a CDS encoding glycosyltransferase produces MAACAGHIAVVVIFQRRSAYVDQCLEAIANLRGGPWPLILVGDEFVPAYEQYGTQVVDAGGISHKRNVGAAAAPQQCRFIAYVDSDAFPQEDWLVQARQRLEQSDASLAAVTGPALTPPQEPWLRRICGWAMASPLIMGPQVSGNYDPHRTAELVQNASTCNLVVRRDVLERLGGFDESLRTSEDVALSNAIVAAGMTILRDPAVVVYHHRRDLVHFWMQWFNEGLSLKQRGTFNRAGAVLVWIPSLFVIAQAVLAGLGLVGLLAMLQGLQLIVFLIDRKLAKAPWLDSLGAAVAMWGFPIAYGIGGIASFLGGCRLYLASRNDPQATAADSLARQEESS; encoded by the coding sequence ATGGCCGCCTGCGCGGGACACATCGCCGTGGTCGTCATCTTCCAGAGGCGCAGCGCCTACGTCGACCAGTGTCTCGAGGCGATCGCCAATCTGCGCGGCGGGCCCTGGCCGCTGATCCTCGTCGGCGACGAGTTCGTGCCCGCCTACGAGCAGTACGGGACGCAGGTCGTTGATGCCGGCGGGATATCCCACAAGCGCAACGTCGGGGCAGCCGCCGCCCCGCAGCAGTGCCGCTTCATCGCCTATGTCGACTCCGACGCCTTCCCTCAGGAAGACTGGCTCGTCCAGGCCCGCCAGCGCCTGGAACAGTCCGACGCGTCGCTGGCGGCAGTGACCGGACCGGCACTGACGCCGCCGCAAGAACCGTGGCTGCGGCGGATCTGCGGCTGGGCGATGGCCAGCCCGCTGATCATGGGTCCGCAGGTCAGCGGCAATTACGATCCGCACCGCACCGCCGAGCTGGTGCAGAACGCTTCGACGTGCAATCTGGTCGTCCGGCGCGACGTCCTGGAGCGGTTGGGCGGGTTCGACGAGTCGCTGCGAACCAGCGAAGACGTCGCCCTGAGCAATGCCATCGTGGCCGCGGGGATGACGATCCTGCGCGATCCGGCCGTCGTGGTCTATCATCACCGCCGCGACCTGGTGCATTTCTGGATGCAGTGGTTTAACGAAGGGCTGTCCCTGAAGCAACGCGGCACGTTCAACCGCGCGGGGGCGGTGCTGGTATGGATCCCGTCGCTGTTCGTGATCGCCCAGGCGGTGCTGGCGGGCTTGGGGCTGGTGGGCCTGCTGGCGATGCTGCAGGGCCTGCAGTTGATCGTCTTTCTGATCGATCGCAAGCTCGCCAAGGCGCCGTGGCTGGATTCGCTGGGGGCTGCGGTGGCCATGTGGGGCTTCCCCATCGCCTACGGCATCGGCGGCATCGCGTCGTTCCTGGGCGGCTGCCGCCTGTACCTGGCCAGCCGCAACGACCCACAAGCCACAGCGGCAGATTCGCTCGCCCGACAGGAGGAATCCTCCTGA
- a CDS encoding radical SAM protein, translating to MAGRPVRTLLILEPTLQCNSRCRTCYNRDKLNTRGAVLSLEAIERIAEALPNLLVLELSGGEPFLHPQLVEMIDAFAARTSVRIVSVPTNGLATNTIVTRTREILQTFRGELAVGLSIDAIAQRHDEIRGVEGNFEALCRTYDALAALKGQHPRLHISANTCISSYNAASYRDVQEWVEQHWPLAEGHSLSLARSVPAGETAVDAVDFLSREGAHLARSGRRRKGYRLGIVGRLNSMFWGWYYRQALRHHRGLPRQWACSAGRGSLYINALGQVHACEMLEPIGSLTDPPAALDDVLNSARALAQCRTIASRGCSCDHSCFMQHSAFTMPGNITLWLRGVLGGGKR from the coding sequence TTGGCAGGCCGACCTGTTCGCACCCTGCTGATTCTCGAGCCGACCCTGCAGTGCAACTCCCGCTGCCGGACCTGCTACAATCGCGACAAGCTCAACACCCGCGGGGCCGTCCTGTCGCTGGAAGCCATCGAGCGCATTGCCGAGGCCTTGCCGAACCTGCTGGTGCTGGAACTCAGCGGCGGCGAACCGTTCCTGCATCCGCAGTTGGTTGAGATGATCGATGCCTTCGCTGCCCGTACGAGCGTGCGCATCGTCAGCGTGCCCACCAATGGCCTGGCGACCAACACGATCGTTACCCGGACGCGGGAGATTCTTCAGACGTTCCGCGGCGAGCTGGCCGTGGGCTTGTCCATCGATGCCATCGCCCAGCGCCATGACGAGATCCGCGGCGTCGAGGGCAATTTCGAGGCCCTGTGCCGCACCTACGACGCCCTGGCCGCACTCAAGGGGCAGCATCCGCGCCTGCACATCAGCGCCAATACGTGCATCAGCTCATACAACGCCGCGTCTTATCGCGACGTGCAGGAGTGGGTCGAGCAGCATTGGCCCCTCGCCGAAGGGCACAGCTTGAGCCTGGCTCGCTCGGTGCCCGCCGGCGAGACCGCCGTAGACGCGGTGGACTTCTTAAGCCGCGAAGGCGCCCACCTGGCGCGATCGGGCCGGCGCCGCAAGGGATACCGCCTGGGCATCGTCGGCCGCCTGAACAGCATGTTCTGGGGCTGGTACTATCGCCAGGCCCTTCGCCACCATCGCGGTCTGCCGCGTCAGTGGGCGTGCTCGGCCGGACGGGGTTCGCTGTATATTAACGCGCTGGGCCAGGTCCACGCCTGCGAGATGCTCGAGCCCATCGGCTCGCTGACGGACCCGCCGGCGGCGCTGGACGATGTGCTGAACTCCGCACGTGCTCTCGCCCAATGCAGGACAATCGCCAGCCGCGGTTGCTCCTGCGATCATTCCTGCTTCATGCAGCACAGCGCCTTCACCATGCCGGGGAATATCACGCTGTGGTTGCGCGGAGTCCTGGGCGGGGGGAAGCGCTGA
- a CDS encoding polyprenol monophosphomannose synthase has translation MSERADPCVSVVLPTYKEAENLTTLVDRIAATLVACNVTYEIIVVDDDSDDGTEAIMQRLAQRGAPISLILRRGVRDLSTAVVSGFSQATGQVLVCMDADLSHPPEALRDIVRAMTTSHADCCIASRYTKGGSAGEGWAWHRYLNSWAGIAAARIWTSVSDPMSGYFAVTRSALDSARPLNPIGFKILLELLVKCPLKNIHEVPILFAPRASGRSKLNLRQKWNFLRHLFRLVCFTLGSSPRG, from the coding sequence ATGTCAGAGCGTGCCGATCCCTGTGTGTCAGTAGTACTGCCCACGTATAAAGAGGCAGAGAATTTGACCACCCTTGTTGACCGCATTGCCGCGACCCTGGTGGCCTGCAACGTGACGTATGAAATTATTGTCGTTGATGACGATAGTGACGACGGCACCGAAGCGATCATGCAGAGACTTGCCCAGAGGGGTGCTCCTATCTCTTTGATCCTGCGAAGAGGAGTACGCGACCTGAGCACGGCCGTGGTGAGCGGTTTCTCGCAGGCGACTGGGCAGGTGCTGGTATGCATGGATGCAGATCTCAGCCACCCTCCAGAGGCCTTGCGTGACATTGTGCGGGCTATGACGACTTCGCACGCCGATTGCTGTATCGCCAGCCGGTATACCAAGGGAGGCAGCGCCGGAGAAGGCTGGGCCTGGCACCGATACCTGAATAGCTGGGCCGGAATCGCCGCCGCCCGGATATGGACATCCGTGTCCGATCCGATGTCAGGGTATTTTGCTGTGACACGAAGCGCCTTGGACAGTGCGAGACCGCTTAATCCCATTGGATTCAAAATCCTTCTTGAGTTGCTGGTAAAATGCCCTCTAAAGAACATCCACGAAGTTCCGATCCTTTTTGCCCCCAGGGCGAGCGGACGGAGCAAGTTAAATCTGCGCCAGAAGTGGAACTTCCTACGGCACCTGTTTCGGCTGGTCTGCTTTACGCTTGGCAGTAGTCCCAGAGGCTGA